A segment of the Geitlerinema sp. PCC 9228 genome:
ATATTGCTGTCTTGGCAATTTTTCCCAGGAAGGTTCTACCCTAGAAAGTAGACAAGGACTTGTAAATTGCTGCCACCGAGTAGCGATTTCACTAGGAGGGGAATTATGAAACTCTGGGATTCCATTAAAAACTCTATTGGCTACGTTTTCGACGGGATTCGTCGTATTTTCGGACCCAGCGATGACGAATATCCCAATACCGGCGTTCAACCTTTTGAAGGCGATACCAACCAAGACCAACGCCAGCAAAATCAATACTAATATCCCTTAATCAGGGGGAGTTATTAGCTTTTTTGACGAGCGAAATTTTTCCTTTCGTTATTTTGCGATCGAAAACAAAGCCCCATCTCTGGAGAGATTTCTGTAGAGGTGAGGGCATTTGTATTGTTATTTCTTTGTTATTTTCCTGGTTTTGATTGGCCAGGTGGGAAGGTTTTGATGATTTGATTATAAAAGTCCGCGAGAAATTAACAATCGCAATTGTTGCTTAGGGGCGCTTCGAGAGCACCCCTAACGGATCTATGGGAAAAAATTCAAAGCGATCGCGATTTTTGAGACCCGAAGCTACATAAAGTATCTTTGCCCAGCTTGCCAAAATATATAGATAGCTAGGGCAACCAACAAAGCCCGAAAGGTAAAACTAACAAAGCTTTCCGGGAGGCTGGGCAAAAACCGAGTGCTTGCCTGCACCCCCAGCATCCCCCCCACTCCCAACGTCACTCCTTCCAGCCAGAGTACGTTTCCTTCCCAGAGGTGACCTGCACAAGCAGACAGGGCAATAATCACGATCGCCCCCAAACTAGTTTGTACGGCACTTTGGATGCTTTCTTGGAGCAGCAGAATTTGCATGGGAACAATAATTACGCCGCCGCCAACGCCAAACAAACCGGCTAAAAATCCTGCCAGGCCGCCAGTCGCAGTTCTAGAAACAAACGGCGGCACGGACCTGGGTGCGGCTGGTTCGTCGTTTGCGTTGTGGTCAAGGGGATTTGGTTGCTGCTGTCGCTGCCCAACCACTCGCCGGCGAAATTCAATCAGATAGACATTCGCCAGTAACAGACATCCAAAAGCAAACAGCAGAATTGGTTCGGCGATGCGGTCGGCCGCGATCGCACCAAGTTGCGTGGTGGCAATAGCGGGAATTCCCAATCCTAGCACTTTTTCGGGATTGATATACCCCATGCGCCAGTTTTGCCAGCTACCCGCCAAGGCAGTAATAACAATGGATAGGGTACTGGTAGCGACCGCTTGTACTGCAGAAACGCCAAAAGTGACCAACAACGGTACCAGCAACACGCCGCCACCAATCCCCAACAAACCGGCTAGAATGCCGGCTACCATACCCGAGAAACCAAAAGCAATTATTTCTGTAGAAATCATAGCGTTCTCAACGCGATCGCTACCACTGCCCTAGGAAAAGCTACCACCACCGCAGTTGCGATTCTCCCGGTTTCACCTGGACTTCGGCATCGTTTTCCCATTCCACCAACTTATAAGTGCCAAAAACGTGGTCCCACCAATCCACAGCCAGACCAAAGTTGTGGTACCACATTTGATGTTTGTGATGGACATAGTGAACGGGCATTTTCATCCAGAAACACGCGGCGGGATTGTCGTGTTGTAATTGGTGGGCGTAGGCGGAAAAGGCCGCATAGGTGAGTGCTCCCAGCAGCCAACCCCATCCAAATTCCACCGAAACCAATAGGGGTGCCACCATCAAAATCAGGCTTCCCTTCACGTAATCCAAAAATTCCCACAAGACCCCCTGCCCTTCATTGCGTCGGTGGTGGTCGCGATGGCGTT
Coding sequences within it:
- a CDS encoding isochorismate synthase — its product is MKLWDSIKNSIGYVFDGIRRIFGPSDDEYPNTGVQPFEGDTNQDQRQQNQY
- a CDS encoding sulfite exporter TauE/SafE family protein produces the protein MISTEIIAFGFSGMVAGILAGLLGIGGGVLLVPLLVTFGVSAVQAVATSTLSIVITALAGSWQNWRMGYINPEKVLGLGIPAIATTQLGAIAADRIAEPILLFAFGCLLLANVYLIEFRRRVVGQRQQQPNPLDHNANDEPAAPRSVPPFVSRTATGGLAGFLAGLFGVGGGVIIVPMQILLLQESIQSAVQTSLGAIVIIALSACAGHLWEGNVLWLEGVTLGVGGMLGVQASTRFLPSLPESFVSFTFRALLVALAIYIFWQAGQRYFM
- a CDS encoding sterol desaturase family protein → MVLSILETSQPIALLFQKVSTWPWVALIGAIAAFFVASLAEYWMHRLMHKSAKIGERHRDHHRRNEGQGVLWEFLDYVKGSLILMVAPLLVSVEFGWGWLLGALTYAAFSAYAHQLQHDNPAACFWMKMPVHYVHHKHQMWYHNFGLAVDWWDHVFGTYKLVEWENDAEVQVKPGESQLRWW